The proteins below come from a single Desulfomonile tiedjei genomic window:
- a CDS encoding SPFH domain-containing protein produces the protein MGIWDLVKGELIEVIEWLDDTGDTLVWRFPDQDHEIKMGAKLTVREGQAAVFVNEGQIADVFTPGLYSLNTQNMPVMTTLRSWKYGFESPFKAEVYFVNTRNFLDLKWGTQNPIMMRDADLGAVRLRAFGTYGIRVTDPGVFLKEIVGTDGEFTTDEIEGQLRSMLVSAFTSMLATAQVAALDLAANYKGIGDKARGAMEPEFQKYGVSLTLFLIENISLPPEVEKMLDTRSQMGIVGDMGRFTQFQTAQAIPEAAKSGGAGEFMGMGAGIAMGQQMAGAMAASLTKAQKEEPAKAAPAEGSGKFCSQCGKPVAADAKFCPECGTALRSGCPKCGKPNEPAAKFCQECGEKMK, from the coding sequence ATGGGCATATGGGATTTAGTCAAAGGCGAACTGATCGAGGTAATCGAATGGCTGGATGATACAGGGGATACGCTTGTCTGGCGTTTCCCCGACCAGGACCATGAGATCAAGATGGGGGCCAAGCTGACGGTTCGGGAAGGACAGGCGGCAGTGTTCGTAAATGAGGGTCAGATTGCGGACGTGTTCACCCCCGGCCTGTACAGCCTGAACACTCAGAACATGCCCGTGATGACAACCCTTCGGTCGTGGAAGTACGGCTTTGAATCGCCTTTCAAGGCGGAGGTGTACTTTGTCAACACGAGAAACTTTCTGGACCTCAAGTGGGGAACGCAAAATCCGATAATGATGAGGGATGCCGACCTCGGGGCGGTTCGCTTGAGGGCCTTCGGGACTTACGGAATAAGAGTTACCGACCCCGGCGTTTTCCTGAAAGAAATCGTGGGAACCGACGGCGAGTTCACTACGGACGAGATTGAAGGACAATTGCGCAGCATGCTGGTTTCGGCCTTTACCAGTATGTTGGCGACAGCGCAGGTGGCCGCGTTGGACCTCGCCGCCAACTACAAGGGCATAGGGGACAAGGCCAGGGGAGCTATGGAGCCTGAATTCCAGAAATACGGCGTCTCACTTACACTGTTCCTGATCGAGAATATTTCACTTCCGCCGGAAGTGGAGAAGATGTTGGATACTCGTTCGCAGATGGGCATTGTCGGCGACATGGGCCGGTTCACCCAGTTCCAGACGGCCCAGGCCATACCGGAAGCTGCAAAATCCGGTGGCGCTGGTGAGTTCATGGGAATGGGCGCAGGCATCGCGATGGGGCAGCAGATGGCAGGAGCGATGGCTGCCAGCCTAACGAAGGCACAAAAGGAAGAGCCGGCTAAGGCCGCACCAGCGGAAGGTTCGGGGAAGTTCTGTTCGCAATGCGGCAAGCCCGTGGCGGCTGACGCGAAATTCTGCCCTGAATGCGGGACTGCGCTTCGCAGCGGTTGCCCCAAGTGCGGAAAACCCAATGAGCCCGCGGCCAAGTTTTGTCAGGAATGCGGCGAAAAGATGAAATAA
- a CDS encoding addiction module protein: MKREIAEILEKALELPPEARAAIAGSLLESLDRTVDDDAESAWEQEVFLRLKELDEGKVQPVPWAELRRRLARK; encoded by the coding sequence ATGAAACGAGAAATCGCTGAAATTCTGGAAAAGGCCTTGGAACTTCCGCCTGAAGCACGAGCCGCCATCGCGGGATCGTTACTTGAAAGCCTCGACCGGACGGTGGACGACGACGCTGAGTCGGCATGGGAACAAGAAGTTTTTTTGCGTCTCAAAGAGCTTGACGAAGGCAAAGTCCAGCCGGTGCCTTGGGCAGAGTTGCGACGGCGACTTGCCCGAAAGTAA
- a CDS encoding endonuclease III domain-containing protein produces the protein MKRNAKLRSLLLNLYEEMVASFGHRNWWPGDSPLEVCIGAVLTQNTAWRNVVKAIDNLKAASALDLFRIHEMSHDELAELIRPAGYYNVKAGRLGNLVRHIVEGHDGDLDLLFLLPMEKLREELLSINGVGKETADSIILYAANKPIFVVDAYTKRILYGHGLIREKADYDEVQGLFHSSLPRDVALYNDFHAQFVAVGHHYCKRNPLCDQCPLGQFPRRQIA, from the coding sequence ATGAAAAGAAACGCGAAATTGCGGTCGCTTCTCCTAAATCTTTACGAAGAAATGGTAGCGAGTTTCGGTCATCGCAATTGGTGGCCGGGGGATTCACCGCTTGAAGTCTGCATCGGGGCTGTGCTGACGCAGAACACTGCCTGGAGGAATGTGGTCAAAGCGATCGACAACCTCAAGGCAGCTTCGGCCCTCGATCTGTTCCGAATTCACGAAATGTCTCATGACGAGCTTGCGGAGCTTATTCGGCCCGCGGGCTATTACAATGTGAAGGCTGGGAGGCTCGGCAACCTGGTGAGGCACATTGTCGAAGGGCACGACGGAGATCTGGATTTGTTGTTTCTGCTACCGATGGAGAAACTTCGAGAGGAGCTGCTTTCCATCAACGGCGTGGGAAAGGAAACAGCAGACAGCATAATACTTTATGCCGCGAACAAGCCGATTTTCGTGGTGGATGCGTACACGAAGAGAATTCTATACGGACACGGCCTCATCCGCGAAAAGGCAGACTATGACGAGGTGCAAGGACTGTTTCACTCAAGCTTGCCGCGGGATGTGGCCCTGTACAACGATTTCCACGCCCAGTTCGTGGCTGTAGGGCATCATTACTGCAAAAGAAATCCGCTATGCGATCAGTGCCCTCTGGGACAGTTCCCGAGAAGGCAAATTGCATGA